The Thermoplasmata archaeon genome includes a region encoding these proteins:
- a CDS encoding archaellin/type IV pilin N-terminal domain-containing protein — MKRFGRKDEAVSPVIATILMVAITVVLAGVLVVYLQTLPSGGGEVETSIGLRVTKSGNDWLVDITSGKKTASTVTLQCIDPTTGAARWSEKVNALTPANAKWNDNNGDTKLDAGDTILLKAQSGANGCVAGDKIQFLIGDTIIGTIKELPS, encoded by the coding sequence ATGAAGAGGTTTGGAAGGAAGGACGAAGCGGTATCGCCGGTCATTGCGACCATCCTGATGGTCGCGATAACGGTGGTGCTCGCGGGAGTGCTGGTGGTCTACCTCCAGACCCTCCCCTCCGGGGGGGGCGAGGTGGAGACGAGCATCGGCTTGAGGGTGACGAAGAGCGGGAACGACTGGCTGGTGGACATCACCTCGGGCAAGAAAACCGCCTCGACGGTGACGCTGCAGTGCATCGACCCAACTACCGGTGCCGCCCGATGGAGTGAGAAAGTGAATGCTCTCACTCCGGCCAATGCGAAATGGAACGACAACAACGGCGACACCAAGCTCGACGCCGGAGACACGATTCTGCTGAAGGCCCAGTCAGGTGCAAATGGTTGTGTGGCCGGGGACAAGATACAGTTCCTGATAGGAGATACCATAATCGGCACCATCAAGGAGCTGCCGAGCTGA
- a CDS encoding TrkH family potassium uptake protein, protein MRILAVAKALGLLLVLFSLSLIPPALLGFRSGEPVGELALEFGAPAAFSAALGAALALVGRRGDELRDREAFVTVALAWLVVSGIGSLPYLASGALPDPVDAFFESASGFTTTGATVVPRPEALPRSVLLWRAETQLIGGMGIIVLSMVVLSRLVGGSTQLFRAEAFALTSFRIRPTMRQIAGTLWTIYLGFVALETLLLWLAGMDPFEAVCHSFSTLSTGGFSTRSAGLAAFNSSPLIGAVVTLFMVIGGTNFVLHYQFLSGKARSALRNPELLGYLILIASASAVTAVMLAIQSGDYSTYRELGGHATFQVVSILTTTGFTTADYAAWPATVQLLLLFLMLVGACSGSTTGALKVIRFIVLLKMVKRELYKAIHPRAVIPLSIGGRPIPTEVMRNVVAYFFVYVTAFFAIALGLGLAGMGLVEALSTSASSLGNVGPALGAYGPTASYAPLHAAGKLLMCFAMWMGRLEIYPALLLLSPSAYKH, encoded by the coding sequence ATGCGTATTCTGGCGGTGGCGAAAGCGCTGGGGCTGCTACTAGTGCTATTCAGCCTCTCCCTGATTCCCCCAGCCCTCCTAGGCTTCCGCTCCGGCGAGCCGGTTGGGGAGCTGGCGCTCGAGTTCGGCGCCCCGGCTGCGTTCTCGGCCGCCCTCGGCGCGGCGCTTGCGCTCGTGGGCAGGAGGGGGGACGAGCTCAGGGACAGGGAGGCCTTCGTGACAGTCGCACTCGCATGGCTCGTTGTGTCCGGGATCGGCAGCCTGCCCTACTTGGCGAGCGGCGCACTCCCAGACCCAGTGGACGCCTTCTTCGAATCTGCATCGGGCTTTACGACGACGGGCGCGACGGTGGTGCCCCGGCCCGAGGCGCTTCCACGTAGCGTCCTACTCTGGAGGGCCGAGACCCAGCTGATCGGCGGGATGGGAATCATCGTGCTCTCCATGGTTGTCCTCTCTCGCCTCGTCGGCGGCTCGACCCAGCTATTCAGGGCCGAGGCCTTCGCCCTCACGAGCTTCAGAATTCGGCCCACCATGCGCCAGATCGCGGGCACGCTCTGGACCATCTATCTCGGCTTCGTCGCCCTCGAGACGCTCCTCCTCTGGCTCGCCGGAATGGACCCGTTCGAGGCCGTGTGCCACAGCTTCTCCACACTCTCCACGGGCGGCTTCTCCACGAGGTCAGCCGGTCTCGCCGCGTTCAACTCAAGCCCACTGATAGGAGCGGTCGTCACGCTATTTATGGTGATAGGCGGGACCAACTTCGTCCTGCACTATCAATTCCTGAGCGGGAAGGCACGAAGCGCTCTCCGGAACCCCGAGCTTCTGGGCTACCTGATTCTCATCGCCTCGGCCAGCGCCGTCACCGCTGTGATGCTCGCCATTCAGAGCGGGGACTACTCCACATACAGGGAGCTCGGGGGCCACGCCACGTTCCAGGTGGTCTCTATACTCACAACCACAGGCTTCACCACGGCGGACTACGCCGCTTGGCCCGCAACCGTCCAGCTCCTCCTCCTCTTCCTGATGCTCGTCGGCGCCTGCTCCGGCTCGACGACCGGGGCGCTGAAGGTGATTCGATTCATCGTCCTGCTGAAGATGGTCAAGAGGGAGCTGTACAAGGCGATTCACCCGCGCGCTGTGATTCCCTTGAGCATCGGCGGGAGACCGATTCCGACCGAGGTGATGAGGAACGTGGTCGCCTACTTTTTCGTCTACGTGACCGCTTTCTTCGCCATAGCCCTCGGGCTGGGACTGGCCGGAATGGGACTGGTCGAGGCCCTCTCGACCTCGGCCTCATCGCTGGGAAACGTCGGCCCAGCACTCGGCGCCTATGGCCCGACGGCGAGCTACGCACCCCTCCACGCCGCAGGGAAGCTACTGATGTGCTTCGCAATGTGGATGGGGAGGCTGGAGATCTACCCGGCGCTCCTGCTACTCTCCCCCAGCGCTTACAAGCACTAG
- the trkA gene encoding Trk system potassium transporter TrkA, with translation MYVIIGGAGQVGQYIARSLEQQGHELAIIERDETAADRIASIDALIVRGNAASPAKLEEAGIRKADVYIAVTNSDEVNLVSSALAHAHGARTIARVNSPDYIDEPISSALERSLGVNVAVSPDLATSSRVSRIFLTPTLLDTDSLAQGQVQMLESRIRADAPAVGVAIRDLSLPPQTNIVAIFRGRETIIPDGSEVIHPRDEVITIVGRRDDVPVVAELFGYPQAVTRKERAEKVVVAGATRIGRHIAQGLEKLMDVVLVDPSEQACRLASEGLSSTLCIQGDPTDSDVIKEEELGEADAFIGATAREDLNTLSCVIAKQHGVKVTVAVVYNPELKTTLHEAGVDIAVSPTIATMNAILQHVHFKKGLASLYVLHHGNARVLELEVGETSKAAGKTIRRAGLPKNAIVAAIVRNSQTIIPRGDERILPGDRLIVFVRTSVVPKLAQAVL, from the coding sequence GTGTACGTTATCATAGGCGGTGCGGGACAGGTCGGCCAGTACATCGCGAGGTCGCTAGAGCAGCAGGGCCACGAGCTGGCGATAATCGAGAGGGACGAGACCGCCGCCGACAGAATAGCGTCGATAGACGCGCTCATCGTCAGGGGCAACGCCGCCAGCCCCGCCAAGCTCGAGGAGGCGGGCATCAGAAAGGCTGACGTGTACATCGCTGTCACAAACAGTGACGAGGTAAACCTCGTTTCATCTGCTCTTGCCCACGCCCACGGCGCGCGCACTATAGCGCGCGTCAATAGTCCCGACTATATAGACGAGCCGATTTCCTCCGCACTGGAGCGCTCGCTGGGCGTCAACGTCGCCGTCAGCCCCGACCTCGCCACATCGTCGCGAGTCTCTAGAATCTTCCTGACCCCAACCCTGCTAGACACAGACTCTCTGGCACAGGGGCAGGTCCAGATGCTCGAGTCGCGCATAAGGGCCGACGCTCCCGCGGTCGGTGTGGCGATTCGGGACCTCTCCCTTCCCCCCCAGACCAATATCGTTGCGATATTCCGGGGTCGCGAGACCATCATCCCGGACGGCTCCGAGGTCATCCACCCGAGGGACGAGGTGATAACGATAGTTGGTCGAAGGGACGACGTGCCCGTGGTGGCGGAGCTTTTCGGCTACCCCCAAGCAGTGACGAGAAAGGAGAGGGCTGAGAAGGTGGTTGTCGCGGGTGCGACCCGCATCGGGCGCCACATCGCGCAGGGCCTCGAGAAGCTGATGGACGTTGTGCTGGTGGACCCGAGCGAGCAGGCCTGCAGGCTCGCTTCCGAGGGGCTCTCCAGCACCCTCTGCATCCAGGGCGACCCGACTGACAGTGATGTGATTAAAGAGGAGGAGCTGGGGGAGGCCGACGCCTTCATCGGAGCCACCGCGCGCGAGGACCTGAACACCCTGAGCTGCGTTATCGCCAAGCAGCACGGCGTCAAGGTTACTGTGGCGGTGGTTTACAACCCGGAGCTCAAGACCACCCTCCACGAGGCCGGCGTGGACATCGCCGTCTCCCCCACGATCGCGACGATGAACGCCATCCTGCAGCACGTCCACTTCAAGAAAGGGCTTGCGTCGCTATACGTCCTCCACCACGGCAACGCGCGCGTGCTCGAGCTCGAGGTCGGTGAGACCTCCAAGGCTGCCGGCAAAACCATTCGAAGGGCGGGCCTACCAAAAAACGCCATCGTGGCCGCGATAGTCCGGAACAGCCAGACGATCATACCGCGGGGCGACGAGCGCATCCTCCCCGGTGACCGACTGATTGTGTTTGTCAGGACCAGCGTGGTTCCGAAGCTGGCCCAGGCGGTTCTCTGA
- a CDS encoding HVO_0476 family zinc finger protein, translating into MGAEKGPRARGSGVLETPGGIYLKCPECGRDVLHEVLKGRARRRGGGIRLDALVKCGRCGCVRRAEVREEAERMVPAVLSDAGASERRKVPLDPSASVSVGDELVVDGLRCLVTSIEAGGARRSSAKVPEICTLWLKRFDRVRVRVSVNAGRRTLPREFWAPPEKEVAIGDVVEAGGARVLVHSMSVGGRKLRKGSAKARDIVRIYGREVE; encoded by the coding sequence ATGGGCGCGGAGAAAGGGCCCCGGGCGCGGGGGAGCGGAGTGCTGGAGACGCCGGGGGGAATATACCTCAAGTGCCCGGAGTGCGGTAGGGATGTCCTGCATGAGGTGCTGAAGGGGAGGGCTCGCCGCCGCGGCGGCGGGATCAGGCTGGATGCGCTCGTGAAGTGCGGGCGCTGCGGCTGCGTCAGGAGGGCGGAGGTCAGGGAGGAGGCCGAGAGGATGGTTCCGGCGGTGCTCAGCGACGCCGGCGCCTCGGAGCGCAGGAAGGTCCCGCTCGACCCCTCTGCCTCCGTCTCGGTGGGCGACGAGCTTGTCGTCGACGGTCTGAGGTGCCTAGTAACCTCGATCGAGGCCGGGGGAGCGAGGAGGAGCTCGGCCAAGGTCCCGGAGATCTGCACCCTCTGGCTGAAGAGGTTCGACAGGGTCAGGGTGAGGGTCTCGGTGAACGCGGGCCGGAGGACTCTACCGCGCGAGTTCTGGGCACCTCCCGAAAAGGAGGTTGCGATTGGCGATGTCGTTGAGGCCGGGGGCGCGAGGGTGCTGGTCCACTCGATGAGCGTGGGCGGGAGGAAGCTCAGGAAGGGCTCTGCTAAAGCCCGCGATATCGTGAGAATCTACGGCCGGGAGGTCGAGTAG